From the genome of Bradyrhizobium elkanii USDA 76, one region includes:
- a CDS encoding LLM class flavin-dependent oxidoreductase, with translation MIPLSVLDLSVVTTGTRPAAALRNSIDLARHVDGLGYTRYWLAEHHNLASVASPAPDLMIGQIAAVTQHIRVGSGGVMLPNHAPLVVAERFKMLEALFPGRIDLGLGRAPGTDGATAYALRSRLDRREGDDFLERLHELTLWETRDFPPGHPYNNVVAMPDDSPLPPIWLLGSSDYSAELAAQVGMGFAFAHHFATHDAIAAMTNYRAHFKPSGWRATPQAILAVAVVTAESDAEAERLAMSMDLNRLRRDRGQYLPLPSVEEAEAYPYTDAERASIARNRARLFVGRPATVMTKLEPLIAATQADELMVISAVYDHAARKKSYSLLAEAFGLEKRAA, from the coding sequence ATGATTCCGCTCTCCGTCCTCGACCTGTCCGTCGTCACCACCGGCACCAGGCCGGCCGCTGCGCTCCGCAACAGCATCGACCTGGCGCGCCATGTCGATGGTCTCGGCTACACACGTTATTGGCTCGCCGAACACCACAACCTCGCTTCCGTCGCGAGCCCGGCGCCCGATCTGATGATCGGGCAGATCGCGGCGGTGACGCAGCATATCCGTGTCGGCTCCGGCGGCGTGATGCTGCCCAACCACGCGCCGCTCGTCGTCGCCGAACGCTTCAAGATGCTGGAGGCGCTGTTTCCCGGCCGCATCGATCTCGGCCTCGGCCGCGCGCCCGGCACCGACGGGGCCACCGCCTACGCGCTGCGCAGCCGGCTCGATCGCCGCGAGGGCGATGATTTCCTCGAGCGGCTGCACGAGCTGACCTTGTGGGAGACGCGCGATTTCCCACCCGGCCATCCCTATAACAATGTGGTGGCGATGCCGGACGACTCGCCGCTGCCGCCGATCTGGCTGCTCGGCTCGAGCGACTATTCCGCCGAGCTCGCCGCACAGGTCGGGATGGGCTTTGCATTCGCGCATCATTTTGCCACTCACGACGCAATTGCGGCGATGACGAATTACCGCGCGCATTTCAAGCCGTCGGGCTGGCGCGCGACGCCGCAGGCGATCCTGGCGGTCGCCGTCGTCACGGCGGAGAGCGACGCCGAGGCCGAGCGGCTTGCAATGTCGATGGATCTCAACCGGCTGCGCCGCGACCGCGGCCAGTATCTGCCGCTGCCTAGCGTCGAGGAGGCAGAAGCCTATCCCTACACCGACGCCGAGCGCGCCTCGATCGCGCGCAACCGCGCCCGCCTCTTCGTCGGCAGGCCCGCAACCGTGATGACGAAGCTGGAGCCGCTGATCGCGGCGACCCAGGCCGACGAGCTGATGGTGATATCAGCGGTCTACGACCACGCGGCGCGGAAGAAGTCGTACAGCCTGCTCGCCGAGGCGTTCGGGCTGGAGAAGAGGGCGGCATAA
- a CDS encoding penicillin acylase family protein, giving the protein MNTDLNRVAKLLTAALCAAILTAPATAREKPSPLVAAREVKTDVAGLKAPGQILVDVWGIPHIYAGNEHDLFFLQGFNAARDRLWQIDLWRKRGLGLLAKDFGPAYAEQDKALRLFLYRGDMNAEWAAYGPKAKSYAEAFVAGVNAYVADVQAGKRALPIEFRIAGTMPDLWSAKDVVRVRSHGLTRNVASEVKRSRVACAAGLDADRFRVKLEPAWTTRIPDGLDPCSVPKAVLAAYDLATRPVKFAAPKDQKAALAHDPDTYLAEADQQRDTIGSNNWVIAASRTATGRPILANDPHREHSVPSLRYIVGLNAPGISVIGAGEPALPGISIGHNDTIAFGLTIFNVDQEDLYVYELNPDNPNQYRYGTGWEDMRIVHEKEAVKGEADREFELKFTRHGPVIFADADKKHAFAVRSIWFEPGTSAYFGSSDYMTAKSWNGFLGAMRRWGAPSENQVYADISGNIGWVAAGKTPRRASFDGLMPVPGDGRYEWQGFLSLDELPKLYQPKQGFIATANQMNLPADYPVGERRVGFEWADGARWQRITEVLQANSKVTLADAMALQNDDTGMLARRLVALLKPLTSDDANVKKGLDLLKAWDARDAADSAAAAVYEVWIANHLGPVLLKTTAPKAAELIAPEASSISAIVGYLEKPDAALGNDPSAERDRVLRDSLGEAVADVADKLGPDASTWRWGRLHVAQFNHALMPLADKATAAQMQVGPLAFGGAANVPRAATYRRSDYHLISGASFRMVLDVGNWDASRAVNTPGQSGDPFSGHYRDLAPLWATGQYVPLLYSRGAVEAATAEAITLTPR; this is encoded by the coding sequence ATGAACACGGATCTCAACCGCGTCGCCAAGCTACTCACCGCCGCACTCTGCGCCGCAATACTCACGGCACCCGCCACCGCACGCGAGAAGCCGAGCCCGCTCGTCGCAGCGCGCGAGGTCAAGACCGACGTCGCGGGGCTGAAGGCGCCGGGGCAGATCCTGGTCGATGTCTGGGGCATCCCGCACATCTATGCCGGCAACGAGCACGATCTGTTCTTCCTGCAAGGCTTCAACGCCGCGCGCGACCGGCTCTGGCAGATCGATCTCTGGCGCAAGCGCGGGCTCGGCCTCTTGGCGAAGGACTTTGGCCCCGCCTATGCCGAGCAGGACAAGGCGCTGCGTCTGTTCCTCTATCGCGGCGACATGAATGCGGAATGGGCCGCCTACGGCCCGAAGGCGAAATCCTATGCGGAGGCGTTCGTCGCCGGCGTCAATGCCTATGTCGCCGACGTCCAGGCGGGCAAGCGCGCGCTGCCGATCGAGTTCAGGATCGCAGGTACGATGCCTGACCTGTGGTCGGCAAAGGATGTCGTGCGCGTCCGCAGCCATGGCCTGACCCGCAACGTCGCCTCCGAGGTGAAGCGCTCGCGGGTGGCCTGCGCCGCAGGCCTCGATGCCGATCGCTTCCGCGTCAAGCTGGAGCCGGCCTGGACCACCAGGATCCCCGATGGCCTCGATCCCTGTAGCGTGCCGAAGGCGGTGCTCGCCGCCTACGATCTTGCCACGCGGCCGGTGAAGTTCGCCGCGCCGAAGGACCAGAAGGCGGCCCTGGCGCATGATCCCGACACGTACCTCGCCGAGGCCGACCAGCAGCGCGACACCATCGGGTCCAACAACTGGGTGATCGCGGCATCGCGCACCGCGACCGGACGTCCGATCCTCGCCAACGATCCGCATCGCGAGCACTCGGTGCCGTCGCTGCGCTACATCGTCGGGCTCAACGCGCCCGGCATCTCCGTGATCGGCGCCGGCGAGCCGGCGCTGCCGGGCATCTCGATCGGCCACAACGACACCATCGCGTTCGGGCTGACCATCTTCAACGTCGACCAGGAAGACCTCTACGTCTACGAGCTCAACCCCGACAATCCGAACCAGTACCGCTACGGCACCGGCTGGGAGGACATGCGGATCGTGCACGAGAAGGAAGCGGTGAAGGGCGAGGCCGACCGCGAGTTCGAGCTGAAGTTCACCCGCCACGGCCCGGTGATTTTCGCCGACGCCGACAAGAAGCACGCCTTCGCCGTGCGCTCGATCTGGTTCGAGCCGGGCACCTCGGCCTATTTCGGCTCGTCCGATTACATGACCGCGAAAAGCTGGAACGGCTTCCTCGGTGCGATGCGGCGCTGGGGCGCGCCGTCGGAGAACCAGGTTTATGCGGATATCAGCGGCAATATCGGCTGGGTCGCCGCCGGCAAGACGCCGCGCCGCGCCAGTTTCGACGGCCTGATGCCGGTGCCCGGCGACGGCCGCTACGAGTGGCAGGGCTTTCTGTCGCTCGACGAGCTGCCGAAGCTGTATCAGCCGAAGCAGGGCTTCATCGCCACCGCCAACCAGATGAACCTGCCGGCGGATTATCCGGTGGGTGAGCGCAGGGTCGGATTCGAATGGGCCGACGGCGCGCGCTGGCAGCGCATCACCGAGGTGCTGCAGGCCAACAGCAAGGTGACGCTGGCGGACGCGATGGCGCTGCAGAACGACGACACCGGCATGCTCGCGCGGCGCCTCGTCGCGCTGCTGAAGCCGCTCACGTCGGATGATGCGAACGTCAAGAAGGGCCTCGATCTGCTCAAGGCGTGGGATGCGCGCGACGCGGCCGACAGCGCGGCCGCCGCGGTCTACGAGGTGTGGATCGCAAACCATCTCGGCCCGGTGTTGCTCAAGACCACCGCGCCGAAGGCTGCCGAGCTGATCGCGCCGGAAGCCTCCAGCATCTCCGCCATTGTCGGCTATCTCGAAAAGCCCGACGCCGCGCTCGGCAACGATCCCTCAGCCGAGCGCGACCGCGTGCTGCGCGACAGCCTCGGCGAGGCGGTCGCCGACGTTGCCGACAAGCTCGGTCCCGATGCGTCGACCTGGCGCTGGGGCCGGCTGCACGTCGCGCAATTCAATCACGCGCTGATGCCGCTCGCCGACAAGGCGACCGCGGCGCAGATGCAGGTCGGCCCGCTCGCCTTTGGCGGCGCCGCCAACGTGCCGCGCGCCGCCACCTATCGCCGCTCCGACTATCATCTGATCTCCGGCGCTTCATTCCGCATGGTGCTCGATGTCGGCAACTGGGATGCGAGCCGCGCCGTCAACACGCCCGGCCAATCCGGCGATCCCTTCAGCGGCCACTACCGCGACCTCGCGCCGCTGTGGGCGACGGGCCAGTATGTGCCGCTGCTCTACAGCCGCGGCGCGGTGGAAGCCGCAACCGCGGAAGCAATCACGCTGACGCCGAGGTGA
- a CDS encoding GNAT family N-acetyltransferase, translating into MLLPDGYSDIPHGKIAAVVTHLEMTARPLRRDDPPGAWRLRKVEPPALDWYRDIYRRVGEEWLWFTRTALDDSDLASRIHAPGNELYGLAVDGNDEGLLELDFSVLGECQLLYFGVTAKFIGTGAARFLMNHALEIVWSRDVSRVWVHTCTFDHPSAVAFYQRSGFRPFLRQIEVADDPRLDGKLPRDAARHVPVIG; encoded by the coding sequence ATGCTGCTGCCCGACGGTTACTCCGACATCCCCCACGGCAAAATCGCTGCCGTCGTCACCCATCTGGAAATGACCGCCCGCCCGCTGCGCCGCGACGATCCGCCCGGCGCGTGGCGCCTGCGCAAGGTCGAGCCGCCCGCGCTCGACTGGTATCGCGATATCTATCGCCGCGTCGGCGAGGAGTGGCTGTGGTTCACCCGCACCGCGCTCGATGATTCCGATCTCGCCTCGAGGATCCACGCCCCCGGCAACGAGCTCTACGGGCTGGCCGTCGACGGCAATGACGAAGGCCTGCTCGAGCTCGATTTCAGCGTGCTTGGCGAATGCCAGCTGCTCTATTTCGGCGTCACCGCAAAATTCATCGGCACCGGCGCCGCGCGCTTCCTGATGAACCACGCGCTCGAGATCGTCTGGTCGCGCGACGTCAGCCGCGTCTGGGTGCACACCTGCACCTTCGACCATCCCTCGGCCGTCGCATTCTACCAGCGCTCCGGCTTCCGTCCGTTCCTGCGGCAGATCGAGGTGGCGGATGATCCGAGGCTCGACGGCAAACTGCCGCGCGATGCGGCGAGGCATGTGCCGGTGATTGGGTAG
- the metH gene encoding methionine synthase, with protein sequence MSVPVSPKRNALLAAARERILVLDGAMGTMIQGLQFDEAAFRGARFADFHRDIKGNNDLLILTQPEAITDIHAAYLRAGADIVATNTFSSTSIAQADYDMSDLAYELNLQGARLARTAAERVSAEDGRPRFVAGALGPTNRTASISPDVSNPGYRAVTFDDLRKAYGEQAKGLLDGGADMLLVETIFDTLNAKAALYAISEIIEERGIDVPVMISGTITDKSGRLLSGQLPEAFWHSVRHARPITIGFNCALGAEDLRAHIADIGRVADTLVCAYPNAGLPNEFGQYDETPDYMARLIGEFAAAGLVNIVGGCCGTTPDHIAAIARAVAPHKPRVVPEIAPRLRLSGLEPFTLTDAIPFVNVGERTNVTGSARFRKLITAGDYTAALQVARDQVENGAQVIDVNMDEGLLDSEAAMVTFLNLVAAEPDIARVPVMVDSSKFHVIEAGLKCIQGKPIVNSISLKEGEEKFIHEATVAKRHGAAVVVMAFDETGQADTFKRKTEISKRAYDILVGRLDFPPEDIIFDPNIFAIATGLEEHNNYGVDFIEATRWIRANLPGAHISGGVSNLSFSFRGNEPVREAMHSVFLYHAIHAGMDMGIVNAGQMIVYDDIDPELRQTCEDVILNRDPGASERLLALAEKFRGKEKQTKETDLAWRDWPVEKRLSHALVHGITEFIEADTEAARQNASRPLDVIEGPLMAGMNVVGDLFGDGKMFLPQVVKSARVMKQAVAYLMPFMEEEKARNLANGITGGRNAAGKIVLATVKGDVHDIGKNIVGIVLQCNNFEVIDLGVMVPANKIIETAKAEGADIIGLSGLITPSLDEMSFLAGELQRQGMNLPLLIGGATTSRVHTAVKIDPNYPGGPVVHVNDASRAVGVASSLLSAEKKQAYAAEVRAEYAKISTAHFRAQADKKRLKLGEARANKVAIDFAAAPPKKPAFFGLKSFDAYDLAELADYIDWTPFFQTWELTGRFPAILDDPKVGEVARSLYADARKMLDTLIKEKWFTARATVGFWPANAVGDDIEVYADETRKQKIATFHTLRQQLEKREGRFNAALSDFIAPVETGVPDYIGGFVVTAGIGEDAVADRFKNANDDYSSILCKALADRLAEAFAERMHQRVRKEFWAYAPGEAWSADELILEKYDGIRPAPGYPAQPDHTEKRTLFALLDAENTAGVKLTESFAMWPGSSVSGLYFSHPESFYFGVGKIERDQVEDYAARKAMTVAEIERWLAPVLNYIPAQDGAKGPAIAPAATPANDAELASHPQGCTCAVHLAWRKKKVGAG encoded by the coding sequence ATGTCCGTTCCCGTTTCCCCCAAGCGTAACGCTTTGCTCGCGGCTGCCCGCGAGCGCATCCTGGTGCTCGACGGCGCCATGGGCACGATGATCCAGGGCCTGCAATTCGACGAAGCCGCCTTCCGCGGCGCGCGCTTTGCGGACTTCCACCGCGACATCAAGGGCAACAACGATCTGCTGATCCTGACCCAGCCCGAGGCGATCACGGACATCCACGCCGCCTATCTGCGCGCCGGCGCCGACATCGTCGCGACCAACACCTTCTCTTCGACCTCGATCGCGCAGGCCGACTACGACATGTCGGACCTCGCCTATGAGCTGAACCTGCAGGGCGCCCGGCTGGCGCGCACGGCCGCCGAGCGGGTGAGCGCCGAGGACGGCAGGCCGCGCTTTGTCGCCGGCGCACTCGGCCCGACCAACCGCACCGCCTCGATCTCGCCCGACGTCTCCAATCCAGGCTATCGCGCGGTGACCTTCGACGATCTGCGCAAGGCCTATGGCGAACAGGCCAAGGGCCTGCTCGACGGCGGCGCCGACATGCTGCTGGTCGAGACCATCTTCGACACGCTGAACGCCAAGGCGGCGCTGTACGCGATCTCCGAGATCATCGAGGAGCGCGGCATCGACGTGCCCGTAATGATTTCCGGCACCATCACCGACAAGTCCGGCCGCCTGCTCTCCGGCCAGTTGCCCGAGGCGTTCTGGCATTCGGTGCGGCACGCGAGGCCAATCACGATCGGCTTCAACTGCGCACTCGGCGCCGAGGATCTGCGCGCGCACATCGCCGATATCGGCCGCGTCGCCGACACGCTCGTGTGTGCTTATCCGAACGCCGGCCTGCCCAACGAATTCGGTCAATATGACGAGACGCCGGACTACATGGCGCGGCTGATCGGCGAGTTCGCCGCTGCCGGCCTCGTCAACATCGTCGGCGGCTGCTGCGGCACCACGCCCGACCATATCGCGGCGATCGCCAGGGCCGTCGCCCCGCACAAGCCGCGCGTGGTGCCCGAGATCGCACCGCGGCTCAGGCTGTCCGGCCTCGAGCCGTTCACGCTGACCGACGCCATTCCGTTCGTGAATGTCGGCGAGCGCACCAACGTCACCGGCTCCGCACGATTCCGCAAGCTGATCACCGCCGGCGACTACACCGCCGCGCTGCAGGTCGCGCGCGACCAGGTCGAGAACGGCGCCCAGGTCATCGACGTCAACATGGATGAGGGCCTGCTCGATTCCGAGGCGGCGATGGTGACGTTCCTCAACCTCGTCGCCGCCGAGCCCGACATCGCGCGCGTGCCCGTGATGGTCGACTCCTCGAAATTCCACGTCATCGAGGCCGGCCTGAAATGCATCCAGGGCAAGCCGATCGTGAACTCGATCTCGCTCAAGGAGGGCGAGGAGAAGTTCATCCATGAAGCGACCGTCGCCAAGCGCCACGGCGCCGCCGTGGTGGTGATGGCATTCGACGAGACCGGCCAGGCCGACACGTTCAAGCGCAAGACCGAGATCAGCAAGCGCGCCTACGACATCCTGGTCGGCCGGCTCGACTTCCCGCCCGAGGACATCATCTTCGATCCGAACATTTTTGCGATCGCGACCGGCCTCGAGGAGCACAACAATTACGGCGTCGACTTCATCGAGGCGACGCGCTGGATCCGGGCGAACCTGCCCGGCGCCCACATCTCCGGCGGCGTCTCCAACCTGTCGTTCTCGTTCCGCGGCAACGAGCCGGTGCGCGAGGCGATGCACTCGGTGTTCCTGTATCACGCGATCCATGCCGGCATGGACATGGGCATTGTCAACGCCGGACAGATGATCGTCTATGACGACATCGATCCCGAGCTGCGCCAGACCTGCGAGGACGTGATCCTCAACCGCGATCCCGGCGCCTCCGAGCGACTCTTGGCGCTGGCCGAGAAATTCCGCGGCAAGGAGAAGCAGACCAAGGAAACCGATCTCGCCTGGCGCGACTGGCCGGTCGAGAAGCGGCTGTCCCACGCCTTGGTGCACGGCATCACCGAGTTCATCGAAGCGGACACCGAGGCCGCGCGCCAGAACGCGTCCCGTCCGCTCGACGTCATCGAGGGGCCGCTGATGGCCGGCATGAACGTGGTCGGCGATCTGTTCGGCGACGGCAAGATGTTCCTGCCGCAGGTCGTGAAGTCGGCCCGCGTGATGAAGCAGGCGGTCGCCTATCTGATGCCGTTCATGGAGGAGGAGAAGGCCCGCAACCTCGCCAACGGCATCACCGGCGGCCGCAACGCCGCGGGCAAGATCGTGCTCGCGACGGTGAAGGGCGACGTCCACGACATCGGCAAGAACATCGTCGGCATCGTGCTCCAGTGCAACAATTTCGAGGTCATCGACCTCGGCGTCATGGTGCCCGCCAACAAGATCATCGAGACCGCGAAGGCCGAGGGTGCCGACATCATCGGCCTGTCCGGCCTGATCACGCCCTCGCTCGACGAGATGAGCTTCCTCGCCGGCGAGCTGCAACGGCAGGGCATGAACCTGCCGCTTTTGATCGGCGGCGCCACCACGAGCCGCGTGCACACCGCCGTGAAGATCGACCCGAACTATCCGGGCGGCCCGGTCGTGCATGTCAACGATGCGAGCCGAGCGGTCGGCGTCGCTTCCTCGCTGCTGTCGGCCGAGAAGAAGCAGGCCTACGCCGCCGAGGTGCGGGCCGAATACGCAAAAATCTCGACGGCGCATTTCCGCGCCCAGGCCGACAAGAAGCGGCTGAAGCTTGGCGAGGCCCGCGCCAACAAGGTCGCGATCGACTTCGCGGCGGCGCCGCCGAAGAAGCCGGCCTTCTTCGGGCTGAAGAGCTTCGACGCCTACGATCTCGCCGAGCTCGCCGACTACATCGACTGGACGCCGTTCTTCCAGACCTGGGAGCTGACCGGCCGCTTCCCGGCGATCCTCGACGATCCCAAGGTCGGCGAAGTCGCCCGCTCGCTCTATGCCGACGCGCGCAAGATGCTCGACACGCTCATCAAGGAGAAGTGGTTCACCGCCCGCGCCACCGTCGGCTTCTGGCCGGCGAACGCCGTCGGTGACGACATCGAGGTCTATGCCGACGAGACGCGGAAGCAGAAGATCGCGACCTTCCACACGCTGCGCCAGCAGCTCGAGAAGCGCGAGGGCCGCTTCAACGCCGCGCTGTCCGACTTCATCGCGCCCGTCGAGACCGGCGTGCCCGACTATATCGGCGGCTTCGTCGTCACCGCGGGGATCGGCGAGGATGCGGTCGCCGACCGCTTCAAGAACGCCAACGACGACTACTCCTCGATCCTGTGCAAGGCGCTGGCCGATCGCCTGGCCGAAGCCTTCGCCGAGCGCATGCACCAGCGCGTGCGCAAGGAGTTCTGGGCCTATGCGCCGGGCGAGGCGTGGTCGGCGGACGAACTGATCCTCGAGAAATATGACGGCATCCGCCCCGCGCCCGGCTATCCGGCGCAGCCCGACCACACCGAGAAGCGGACGCTGTTCGCGCTGCTCGATGCCGAGAACACCGCCGGCGTGAAGCTGACCGAGAGCTTTGCGATGTGGCCGGGCTCGTCGGTCTCGGGCCTGTACTTCTCGCATCCCGAAAGCTTCTACTTCGGCGTCGGCAAGATCGAACGTGACCAGGTCGAGGACTACGCCGCGCGCAAGGCCATGACGGTCGCCGAGATCGAACGCTGGCTGGCGCCGGTGCTGAACTACATCCCCGCGCAGGACGGCGCCAAGGGACCGGCGATCGCGCCCGCCGCGACGCCTGCCAACGACGCGGAGCTGGCCTCGCATCCGCAGGGCTGCACCTGCGCCGTGCACCTCGCCTGGCGCAAGAAGAAGGTGGGCGCGGGATAG
- a CDS encoding glutathione S-transferase family protein has protein sequence MFLIGQYDSPFVRRTAIALRLYGLPFEHKPWSTFGDAEKVAAYNPLRRVPTLVLDDGEALIESSAILDYLDELVGPERAMIARSGPERRKHLRITALATGLADKAVSLVYERVLRKEQLKLWVERCEAQIAGVLAVLEQERAAVPSPYWLGDRIGHADIAVACALRFTGEAHPHLFDARYPALKAHAARCEALPPFQEIVQPLAPPSG, from the coding sequence ATGTTTTTGATCGGCCAGTACGACTCGCCCTTCGTCCGCCGCACCGCGATCGCGCTGCGGCTCTATGGATTGCCGTTCGAGCACAAGCCGTGGTCGACCTTCGGCGATGCCGAGAAGGTTGCGGCCTACAATCCGCTGCGGCGGGTGCCGACGCTGGTGCTCGATGACGGCGAGGCGCTGATCGAGAGTAGTGCGATCCTGGATTATCTCGATGAGCTGGTCGGGCCGGAGCGGGCGATGATCGCGCGCTCGGGGCCCGAGCGGCGCAAGCATCTGCGCATCACGGCGCTGGCGACCGGGCTCGCCGACAAGGCGGTGAGCCTTGTCTATGAGCGCGTGCTGCGCAAGGAGCAGTTGAAACTCTGGGTCGAGCGTTGCGAGGCGCAGATCGCGGGCGTGCTCGCGGTGCTGGAGCAGGAGCGCGCGGCGGTGCCGTCGCCATATTGGCTGGGTGATCGCATCGGTCATGCCGACATCGCGGTGGCCTGCGCGCTGCGCTTCACCGGCGAGGCGCATCCGCATCTGTTCGACGCGCGCTACCCGGCGCTCAAGGCCCACGCCGCGCGCTGCGAGGCGCTGCCGCCGTTCCAGGAGATCGTGCAGCCACTGGCGCCGCCGAGCGGTTAG
- the metF gene encoding methylenetetrahydrofolate reductase [NAD(P)H], translated as MTETISSVPNAPRAPKAPKISFEFFPPKTEEMERNLWETINRLAPLTPNFVSVTYGAGGSTRERTHSTITRILRETDLLPAAHLTCVSASRGEIDDIVDRYHEVGVRHIVALRGDPPGGIGTPYFTHPDGYQSSAELVAGIKRRHADIEISVSAYPEKHPEAKDFDADIDTLKAKVDAGATRAITQVFFDNDLYHRYVDRVRARGIEIPIVPGIMPMHNFKQARNFVTRAGTSVPDWLAEKFEGLDNDAETRKLVAATVAAGQVQKLFKHGVDTFHFYTMNRADLVFAISHLLGIRPNGAQKAA; from the coding sequence ATGACCGAGACCATTTCCTCCGTGCCGAACGCACCGCGTGCGCCCAAGGCGCCGAAAATCTCCTTCGAGTTCTTCCCGCCGAAGACCGAGGAGATGGAGCGCAATCTCTGGGAGACGATCAATCGCCTGGCGCCGCTGACGCCGAACTTCGTTTCGGTCACCTACGGCGCCGGCGGCTCGACCCGCGAGCGTACCCATTCGACCATCACTCGCATCCTGCGTGAGACCGATCTGCTGCCGGCTGCGCATCTGACCTGCGTCAGCGCCTCGCGCGGCGAGATCGACGACATCGTCGACCGCTATCATGAGGTCGGCGTCCGTCACATCGTCGCACTGCGCGGCGATCCGCCCGGCGGCATCGGCACGCCCTACTTCACCCATCCGGACGGCTACCAGAGCTCGGCCGAGCTTGTCGCCGGGATCAAGCGGCGCCACGCCGACATCGAGATCTCGGTGTCCGCCTATCCCGAGAAGCATCCGGAAGCGAAGGATTTCGACGCCGACATCGACACGCTGAAGGCCAAGGTCGACGCCGGCGCGACGCGCGCGATCACCCAGGTGTTCTTCGACAACGACCTCTACCACCGCTACGTCGACCGGGTGCGCGCGCGCGGCATCGAGATTCCGATCGTGCCGGGCATCATGCCGATGCACAATTTCAAGCAGGCGCGCAATTTCGTGACGCGCGCCGGCACCAGCGTGCCGGACTGGCTCGCCGAGAAGTTCGAGGGCCTCGACAACGACGCCGAGACCCGCAAGCTGGTCGCCGCCACCGTCGCCGCCGGCCAGGTGCAGAAGCTGTTCAAGCACGGCGTCGACACCTTCCACTTCTACACCATGAACCGCGCGGACCTCGTGTTCGCGATCAGCCACCTGCTCGGCATCCGGCCGAACGGTGCCCAGAAAGCTGCCTGA
- the maiA gene encoding maleylacetoacetate isomerase has protein sequence MQFFSFWRSLASFRVRIALNLKGVAADVAFVDLDADAHRTDAYRKINPQMALPALVTDDGTVLFQSLAIIDWLDETFPTPPLLPADALGRARVRGLALIVACEGHPLLTPRVRRYLDRELDLRDSQQNAWRRHWTVETLAALEGHLAGHKATGRFCHGDAPTLADICLVGHVTAAINQQISLSPWPTVKRIHETAMALPEFAKAHPSAQPDTPEAMRPK, from the coding sequence ATGCAGTTCTTCTCCTTCTGGCGCTCGCTGGCGAGCTTTCGGGTGCGGATCGCGCTCAACCTCAAGGGCGTGGCCGCCGATGTCGCCTTCGTCGATCTCGATGCGGACGCGCATCGCACTGACGCCTATCGCAAGATCAATCCGCAGATGGCGCTGCCGGCGCTGGTGACCGACGACGGCACGGTGCTGTTCCAGTCGCTCGCGATCATCGACTGGCTCGACGAGACTTTTCCGACGCCGCCGCTGCTGCCGGCGGATGCGCTCGGCCGCGCCCGGGTGCGCGGGCTGGCGCTGATCGTCGCCTGCGAGGGCCATCCGCTGCTGACACCGCGGGTGCGCCGCTATCTCGATCGCGAGCTCGATCTGCGCGACAGCCAGCAGAACGCCTGGCGGCGGCACTGGACGGTCGAGACGCTGGCCGCGCTCGAGGGCCACCTCGCCGGCCACAAGGCAACCGGCCGGTTCTGCCACGGCGATGCGCCCACCCTTGCCGACATTTGCCTAGTCGGCCACGTCACGGCGGCGATCAACCAGCAGATCAGCCTGTCGCCCTGGCCGACCGTGAAGCGCATCCACGAGACCGCCATGGCGTTGCCGGAATTCGCCAAGGCGCATCCGTCCGCGCAGCCGGATACACCGGAAGCGATGCGGCCGAAGTAG